A window of the Harmonia axyridis chromosome 5, icHarAxyr1.1, whole genome shotgun sequence genome harbors these coding sequences:
- the LOC123681037 gene encoding serine/threonine-protein kinase tousled-like 2 isoform X2 — protein MNGIARSVSVQCSAVCGGDVEMCERAKRHGRALSGLVRLLPLQPPGKIQLYLFGCDVFLESHMSAGSQIQMAPQSIVSTTQPVHSQDSNMSTGSSHSDKEVDPNTPEKLPRTPSERKRKRKVEDSGGGPVGKGVRNANSEKKINEYFKHSGNSPIRHGGAKSPSPQQPYHLMFPPSPQPVGLPSPQMPPANTVPFEFLSKTPKMPITTNMVSRHVQTDLTCHAIKEYETHTSSDLEARNNKIEELTRQGEELRHQISTQQKTIEQQKQHINKCIDVVKKLLKEKSSIEKKEARQKCMQNRLRLGQFVTQRVGATFQENWTDGHAFQELARRQEEITAEREEIDRQKKLLMKKRPSTNEGGRKRNSNLHNGTDSGFLKPDAVPGSFTLQEYYEADEILKLRQNALKKEDADLQLEMEKLERERNLHIRELKRIHNEDQSRFNNHPVLNERYLLLMLLGKGGFSEVHKAFDLKEQRYVACKVHQLNKDWKEDKKANYIKHALREYNIHKALDHPRVVKLYDVFEIDANSFCTVLEYCDGHDLDFYLKQHKTIAEREARSIIMQVVSALKYLNEIKPPVIHYDLKPGNILLTEGNVCGEIKITDFGLSKVMDEENYNPDHGMDLTSQGAGTYWYLPPECFVVGKNPPKISSKVDVWSVGVIFYQCLYGKKPFGHNQSQATILEENTILKATDVQFANKPAVTNEAKSFIRACLAYRKEDRIDVLSLAKHEYLQPPMPKHSRLNSTQQQQQQQQQQQQAAQQQQSGQSVAGTFSTGLFGGMNASSSS, from the exons ATGTCAGCTGGATCACAGATACAGATGGCACCACAGTCTATTGTCAGCACAACCCAACCCGTTCATAGCCAGGACTCCAATATGAGTACAG gttCGTCTCACAGTGATAAAGAGGTGGACCCAAATACTCCGGAGAAGTTGCCAAGGACGCCAAGCgaaagaaagagaaagagaAAAGTAGAAGATTCTGGCGGTGGGCCAGTCGGTAAAGGTGTCAGAAACGCCAATTCGGAAAAGAAGATCAACGAATACTTTAAACATTCTGGTAACAGTCCCATCAGGCATGGTGGGGCGAAAAGTCCATCACCTCAGCAACCCTACCATCTAATG ttccCTCCCTCACCTCAACCGGTGGGACTACCCAGCCCTCAGATGCCACCCGCAAACACTGTTCCTTTCGAGTTTTTGAGCAAAACTCCAAAAATGCCCATCACCACCAACATGGTTAGCAGACACGTACAG ACTGATTTAACGTGTCACGCAATAAAGGAGTACGAGACGCACACGTCTTCAGACCTGGAGGCGCGCAACAACAAGATCGAGGAGCTGACGAGGCAGGGCGAGGAGCTGAGGCATCAGATATCGACGCAGCAGAAGACGATCGAGCAGCAGAAGCAACACATAAACAAATGCATCGACGTGGTGAAGAAACTGCTCAAGGAGAAGAGCTCGATAGAGAAGAAAGAGGCGAGGCAGAAGTGTATGCAGAATAGGCTCAGGCTGGGTCAGTTCGTGACGCAGAGGGTGGGTGCCACCTTCCAGGAGAACTGGACTGATGGACATGCCTTCCAGGAGCTGGCTAG GCGGCAAGAGGAAATAACAGCAGAAAGGGAAGAGATAGACAGGCAAAAAAAATTGCTGATGAAGAAGAGGCCGTCGACCAACGAGGGCGGGCGCAAAAGAAACTCTAATCTACACAACGGCACCGACTCGGGCTTCTTAAAACCCGACGCAGTGCCAGGTTCGTTCACGTTGCAAGAGTACTACGAGGCTGACGAGATCCTGAAGCTTAGGCAGAACGCCCTGAAGAAGGAGGATGCCGACCTACAGTTGGAGATGGAGAAACTGGAAAGGGAGCGCAACTTGCACATCAGGGAGCTGAAACGTATCCATAACGAGGATCAGTCCAGGTTCAACAACCACCCAGTACTGAACGAGAGGTATCTGTTGCTGATGCTGCTCGGCAAGGGTGGCTTCAGTGAGGTACACAAGGCTTTCGACCTGAAGGAGCAGAGGTATGTCGCCTGCAAGGTGCATCAGCTGAACAAAGACTGGAAAGAGGACAAGAAGGCTAACTATATAAA ACATGCATTACGAGAATACAATATCCACAAAGCTTTAGATCACCCAAGGGTAGTAAAATTATATGACGTATTTGAAATAGATGCAAATTCATTTTGTACAGTCCTAGAATACTGTGATGGCCACGATCTTGATTTCTACTTGAAGCAG CATAAAACGATAGCAGAAAGGGAAGCCAGATCAATCATAATGCAGGTCGTGTCTGCCCTTAAGTACCTGAATGAGATTAAACCGCCTGTGATCCACTACGACCTAAAACCTGGCAACATCTTGTTGACTGAAGGCAATGTCTGTGGCGAAATCAAAATTACTGATTTCGGTCTTAGTAAAGTGATGGACGAGGAGAACTACAATCCAGATCACGGAATGGATCTTACCTCCCAGGGAGCAGGCACATACTG gTACCTGCCGCCTGAATGTTTTGTAGTAGGAAAGAACCCACCCAAAATATCTTCTAAGGTAGATGTCTGGAGCGTTGGTGTGATATTCTATCAGTGTCTGTACGGCAAGAAGCCTTTCGGGCACAACCAGTCTCAGGCGACAATTTTAGAAGAGAATACTATATTAAAGGCAACTGATGTTCAGTTCGCAAATAAACCTGCAGTCACAAATGAGGCTAAG AGTTTCATCCGTGCCTGTTTAGCGTACAGGAAAGAGGATCGTATCGATGTTCTTTCACTGGCGAAGCACGAATACCTGCAACCGCCGATGCCCAAACACTCCAGGCTGAACTCGACGCAGCAGCAGCAACAACAGCAACAGCAGCAGCAGCAGGCGGCCCAGCAGCAACAGTCCGGACAGTCTGTGGCCGGCACCTTCTCGACGGGTCTCTTCGGCGGCATGAACGCTTCCTCTTCGTCTTAG
- the LOC123681037 gene encoding serine/threonine-protein kinase tousled-like 2 isoform X13 encodes MAVSIDSMSAGSQIQMAPQSIVSTTQPVHSQDSNMSTGSSHSDKEVDPNTPEKLPRTPSERKRKRKVEDSGGGPVGKGVRNANSEKKINEYFKHSGNSPIRHGGAKSPSPQQPYHLMFPPSPQPVGLPSPQMPPANTVPFEFLSKTPKMPITTNMVSRHVQVKRTRNPVQTSKNAPSRCSAPFILEHTHTDLTCHAIKEYETHTSSDLEARNNKIEELTRQGEELRHQISTQQKTIEQQKQHINKCIDVVKKLLKEKSSIEKKEARQKCMQNRLRLGQFVTQRVGATFQENWTDGHAFQELARRQEEITAEREEIDRQKKLLMKKRPSTNEGGRKRNSNLHNGTDSGFLKPDAVPGSFTLQEYYEADEILKLRQNALKKEDADLQLEMEKLERERNLHIRELKRIHNEDQSRFNNHPVLNERYLLLMLLGKGGFSEVHKAFDLKEQRYVACKVHQLNKDWKEDKKANYIKHALREYNIHKALDHPRVVKLYDVFEIDANSFCTVLEYCDGHDLDFYLKQHKTIAEREARSIIMQVVSALKYLNEIKPPVIHYDLKPGNILLTEGNVCGEIKITDFGLSKVMDEENYNPDHGMDLTSQGAGTYWYLPPECFVVGKNPPKISSKVDVWSVGVIFYQCLYGKKPFGHNQSQATILEENTILKATDVQFANKPAVTNEAKSFIRACLAYRKEDRIDVLSLAKHEYLQPPMPKHSRLNSTQQQQQQQQQQQQAAQQQQSGQSVAGTFSTGLFGGMNASSSS; translated from the exons ATGTCAGCTGGATCACAGATACAGATGGCACCACAGTCTATTGTCAGCACAACCCAACCCGTTCATAGCCAGGACTCCAATATGAGTACAG gttCGTCTCACAGTGATAAAGAGGTGGACCCAAATACTCCGGAGAAGTTGCCAAGGACGCCAAGCgaaagaaagagaaagagaAAAGTAGAAGATTCTGGCGGTGGGCCAGTCGGTAAAGGTGTCAGAAACGCCAATTCGGAAAAGAAGATCAACGAATACTTTAAACATTCTGGTAACAGTCCCATCAGGCATGGTGGGGCGAAAAGTCCATCACCTCAGCAACCCTACCATCTAATG ttccCTCCCTCACCTCAACCGGTGGGACTACCCAGCCCTCAGATGCCACCCGCAAACACTGTTCCTTTCGAGTTTTTGAGCAAAACTCCAAAAATGCCCATCACCACCAACATGGTTAGCAGACACGTACAG GTAAAGCGTACACGGAACCCCGTTCAGACATCGAAAAACGCTCCTTCTAGATGCTCAGCTCCGTTTATTCTGGAACATACCCAC ACTGATTTAACGTGTCACGCAATAAAGGAGTACGAGACGCACACGTCTTCAGACCTGGAGGCGCGCAACAACAAGATCGAGGAGCTGACGAGGCAGGGCGAGGAGCTGAGGCATCAGATATCGACGCAGCAGAAGACGATCGAGCAGCAGAAGCAACACATAAACAAATGCATCGACGTGGTGAAGAAACTGCTCAAGGAGAAGAGCTCGATAGAGAAGAAAGAGGCGAGGCAGAAGTGTATGCAGAATAGGCTCAGGCTGGGTCAGTTCGTGACGCAGAGGGTGGGTGCCACCTTCCAGGAGAACTGGACTGATGGACATGCCTTCCAGGAGCTGGCTAG GCGGCAAGAGGAAATAACAGCAGAAAGGGAAGAGATAGACAGGCAAAAAAAATTGCTGATGAAGAAGAGGCCGTCGACCAACGAGGGCGGGCGCAAAAGAAACTCTAATCTACACAACGGCACCGACTCGGGCTTCTTAAAACCCGACGCAGTGCCAGGTTCGTTCACGTTGCAAGAGTACTACGAGGCTGACGAGATCCTGAAGCTTAGGCAGAACGCCCTGAAGAAGGAGGATGCCGACCTACAGTTGGAGATGGAGAAACTGGAAAGGGAGCGCAACTTGCACATCAGGGAGCTGAAACGTATCCATAACGAGGATCAGTCCAGGTTCAACAACCACCCAGTACTGAACGAGAGGTATCTGTTGCTGATGCTGCTCGGCAAGGGTGGCTTCAGTGAGGTACACAAGGCTTTCGACCTGAAGGAGCAGAGGTATGTCGCCTGCAAGGTGCATCAGCTGAACAAAGACTGGAAAGAGGACAAGAAGGCTAACTATATAAA ACATGCATTACGAGAATACAATATCCACAAAGCTTTAGATCACCCAAGGGTAGTAAAATTATATGACGTATTTGAAATAGATGCAAATTCATTTTGTACAGTCCTAGAATACTGTGATGGCCACGATCTTGATTTCTACTTGAAGCAG CATAAAACGATAGCAGAAAGGGAAGCCAGATCAATCATAATGCAGGTCGTGTCTGCCCTTAAGTACCTGAATGAGATTAAACCGCCTGTGATCCACTACGACCTAAAACCTGGCAACATCTTGTTGACTGAAGGCAATGTCTGTGGCGAAATCAAAATTACTGATTTCGGTCTTAGTAAAGTGATGGACGAGGAGAACTACAATCCAGATCACGGAATGGATCTTACCTCCCAGGGAGCAGGCACATACTG gTACCTGCCGCCTGAATGTTTTGTAGTAGGAAAGAACCCACCCAAAATATCTTCTAAGGTAGATGTCTGGAGCGTTGGTGTGATATTCTATCAGTGTCTGTACGGCAAGAAGCCTTTCGGGCACAACCAGTCTCAGGCGACAATTTTAGAAGAGAATACTATATTAAAGGCAACTGATGTTCAGTTCGCAAATAAACCTGCAGTCACAAATGAGGCTAAG AGTTTCATCCGTGCCTGTTTAGCGTACAGGAAAGAGGATCGTATCGATGTTCTTTCACTGGCGAAGCACGAATACCTGCAACCGCCGATGCCCAAACACTCCAGGCTGAACTCGACGCAGCAGCAGCAACAACAGCAACAGCAGCAGCAGCAGGCGGCCCAGCAGCAACAGTCCGGACAGTCTGTGGCCGGCACCTTCTCGACGGGTCTCTTCGGCGGCATGAACGCTTCCTCTTCGTCTTAG
- the LOC123681037 gene encoding serine/threonine-protein kinase tousled-like 2 isoform X11 produces the protein MAGICMPRISANGAGVKMEHFQAALDPRKQELLEARFMGARMSAGSQIQMAPQSIVSTTQPVHSQDSNMSTGSSHSDKEVDPNTPEKLPRTPSERKRKRKVEDSGGGPVGKGVRNANSEKKINEYFKHSGNSPIRHGGAKSPSPQQPYHLMFPPSPQPVGLPSPQMPPANTVPFEFLSKTPKMPITTNMVSRHVQTDLTCHAIKEYETHTSSDLEARNNKIEELTRQGEELRHQISTQQKTIEQQKQHINKCIDVVKKLLKEKSSIEKKEARQKCMQNRLRLGQFVTQRVGATFQENWTDGHAFQELARRQEEITAEREEIDRQKKLLMKKRPSTNEGGRKRNSNLHNGTDSGFLKPDAVPGSFTLQEYYEADEILKLRQNALKKEDADLQLEMEKLERERNLHIRELKRIHNEDQSRFNNHPVLNERYLLLMLLGKGGFSEVHKAFDLKEQRYVACKVHQLNKDWKEDKKANYIKHALREYNIHKALDHPRVVKLYDVFEIDANSFCTVLEYCDGHDLDFYLKQHKTIAEREARSIIMQVVSALKYLNEIKPPVIHYDLKPGNILLTEGNVCGEIKITDFGLSKVMDEENYNPDHGMDLTSQGAGTYWYLPPECFVVGKNPPKISSKVDVWSVGVIFYQCLYGKKPFGHNQSQATILEENTILKATDVQFANKPAVTNEAKSFIRACLAYRKEDRIDVLSLAKHEYLQPPMPKHSRLNSTQQQQQQQQQQQQAAQQQQSGQSVAGTFSTGLFGGMNASSSS, from the exons ATGTCAGCTGGATCACAGATACAGATGGCACCACAGTCTATTGTCAGCACAACCCAACCCGTTCATAGCCAGGACTCCAATATGAGTACAG gttCGTCTCACAGTGATAAAGAGGTGGACCCAAATACTCCGGAGAAGTTGCCAAGGACGCCAAGCgaaagaaagagaaagagaAAAGTAGAAGATTCTGGCGGTGGGCCAGTCGGTAAAGGTGTCAGAAACGCCAATTCGGAAAAGAAGATCAACGAATACTTTAAACATTCTGGTAACAGTCCCATCAGGCATGGTGGGGCGAAAAGTCCATCACCTCAGCAACCCTACCATCTAATG ttccCTCCCTCACCTCAACCGGTGGGACTACCCAGCCCTCAGATGCCACCCGCAAACACTGTTCCTTTCGAGTTTTTGAGCAAAACTCCAAAAATGCCCATCACCACCAACATGGTTAGCAGACACGTACAG ACTGATTTAACGTGTCACGCAATAAAGGAGTACGAGACGCACACGTCTTCAGACCTGGAGGCGCGCAACAACAAGATCGAGGAGCTGACGAGGCAGGGCGAGGAGCTGAGGCATCAGATATCGACGCAGCAGAAGACGATCGAGCAGCAGAAGCAACACATAAACAAATGCATCGACGTGGTGAAGAAACTGCTCAAGGAGAAGAGCTCGATAGAGAAGAAAGAGGCGAGGCAGAAGTGTATGCAGAATAGGCTCAGGCTGGGTCAGTTCGTGACGCAGAGGGTGGGTGCCACCTTCCAGGAGAACTGGACTGATGGACATGCCTTCCAGGAGCTGGCTAG GCGGCAAGAGGAAATAACAGCAGAAAGGGAAGAGATAGACAGGCAAAAAAAATTGCTGATGAAGAAGAGGCCGTCGACCAACGAGGGCGGGCGCAAAAGAAACTCTAATCTACACAACGGCACCGACTCGGGCTTCTTAAAACCCGACGCAGTGCCAGGTTCGTTCACGTTGCAAGAGTACTACGAGGCTGACGAGATCCTGAAGCTTAGGCAGAACGCCCTGAAGAAGGAGGATGCCGACCTACAGTTGGAGATGGAGAAACTGGAAAGGGAGCGCAACTTGCACATCAGGGAGCTGAAACGTATCCATAACGAGGATCAGTCCAGGTTCAACAACCACCCAGTACTGAACGAGAGGTATCTGTTGCTGATGCTGCTCGGCAAGGGTGGCTTCAGTGAGGTACACAAGGCTTTCGACCTGAAGGAGCAGAGGTATGTCGCCTGCAAGGTGCATCAGCTGAACAAAGACTGGAAAGAGGACAAGAAGGCTAACTATATAAA ACATGCATTACGAGAATACAATATCCACAAAGCTTTAGATCACCCAAGGGTAGTAAAATTATATGACGTATTTGAAATAGATGCAAATTCATTTTGTACAGTCCTAGAATACTGTGATGGCCACGATCTTGATTTCTACTTGAAGCAG CATAAAACGATAGCAGAAAGGGAAGCCAGATCAATCATAATGCAGGTCGTGTCTGCCCTTAAGTACCTGAATGAGATTAAACCGCCTGTGATCCACTACGACCTAAAACCTGGCAACATCTTGTTGACTGAAGGCAATGTCTGTGGCGAAATCAAAATTACTGATTTCGGTCTTAGTAAAGTGATGGACGAGGAGAACTACAATCCAGATCACGGAATGGATCTTACCTCCCAGGGAGCAGGCACATACTG gTACCTGCCGCCTGAATGTTTTGTAGTAGGAAAGAACCCACCCAAAATATCTTCTAAGGTAGATGTCTGGAGCGTTGGTGTGATATTCTATCAGTGTCTGTACGGCAAGAAGCCTTTCGGGCACAACCAGTCTCAGGCGACAATTTTAGAAGAGAATACTATATTAAAGGCAACTGATGTTCAGTTCGCAAATAAACCTGCAGTCACAAATGAGGCTAAG AGTTTCATCCGTGCCTGTTTAGCGTACAGGAAAGAGGATCGTATCGATGTTCTTTCACTGGCGAAGCACGAATACCTGCAACCGCCGATGCCCAAACACTCCAGGCTGAACTCGACGCAGCAGCAGCAACAACAGCAACAGCAGCAGCAGCAGGCGGCCCAGCAGCAACAGTCCGGACAGTCTGTGGCCGGCACCTTCTCGACGGGTCTCTTCGGCGGCATGAACGCTTCCTCTTCGTCTTAG
- the LOC123681037 gene encoding serine/threonine-protein kinase tousled-like 2 isoform X16 — translation MRWLCSNGLLMSAGSQIQMAPQSIVSTTQPVHSQDSNMSTGSSHSDKEVDPNTPEKLPRTPSERKRKRKVEDSGGGPVGKGVRNANSEKKINEYFKHSGNSPIRHGGAKSPSPQQPYHLMFPPSPQPVGLPSPQMPPANTVPFEFLSKTPKMPITTNMVSRHVQTDLTCHAIKEYETHTSSDLEARNNKIEELTRQGEELRHQISTQQKTIEQQKQHINKCIDVVKKLLKEKSSIEKKEARQKCMQNRLRLGQFVTQRVGATFQENWTDGHAFQELARRQEEITAEREEIDRQKKLLMKKRPSTNEGGRKRNSNLHNGTDSGFLKPDAVPGSFTLQEYYEADEILKLRQNALKKEDADLQLEMEKLERERNLHIRELKRIHNEDQSRFNNHPVLNERYLLLMLLGKGGFSEVHKAFDLKEQRYVACKVHQLNKDWKEDKKANYIKHALREYNIHKALDHPRVVKLYDVFEIDANSFCTVLEYCDGHDLDFYLKQHKTIAEREARSIIMQVVSALKYLNEIKPPVIHYDLKPGNILLTEGNVCGEIKITDFGLSKVMDEENYNPDHGMDLTSQGAGTYWYLPPECFVVGKNPPKISSKVDVWSVGVIFYQCLYGKKPFGHNQSQATILEENTILKATDVQFANKPAVTNEAKSFIRACLAYRKEDRIDVLSLAKHEYLQPPMPKHSRLNSTQQQQQQQQQQQQAAQQQQSGQSVAGTFSTGLFGGMNASSSS, via the exons ATGTCAGCTGGATCACAGATACAGATGGCACCACAGTCTATTGTCAGCACAACCCAACCCGTTCATAGCCAGGACTCCAATATGAGTACAG gttCGTCTCACAGTGATAAAGAGGTGGACCCAAATACTCCGGAGAAGTTGCCAAGGACGCCAAGCgaaagaaagagaaagagaAAAGTAGAAGATTCTGGCGGTGGGCCAGTCGGTAAAGGTGTCAGAAACGCCAATTCGGAAAAGAAGATCAACGAATACTTTAAACATTCTGGTAACAGTCCCATCAGGCATGGTGGGGCGAAAAGTCCATCACCTCAGCAACCCTACCATCTAATG ttccCTCCCTCACCTCAACCGGTGGGACTACCCAGCCCTCAGATGCCACCCGCAAACACTGTTCCTTTCGAGTTTTTGAGCAAAACTCCAAAAATGCCCATCACCACCAACATGGTTAGCAGACACGTACAG ACTGATTTAACGTGTCACGCAATAAAGGAGTACGAGACGCACACGTCTTCAGACCTGGAGGCGCGCAACAACAAGATCGAGGAGCTGACGAGGCAGGGCGAGGAGCTGAGGCATCAGATATCGACGCAGCAGAAGACGATCGAGCAGCAGAAGCAACACATAAACAAATGCATCGACGTGGTGAAGAAACTGCTCAAGGAGAAGAGCTCGATAGAGAAGAAAGAGGCGAGGCAGAAGTGTATGCAGAATAGGCTCAGGCTGGGTCAGTTCGTGACGCAGAGGGTGGGTGCCACCTTCCAGGAGAACTGGACTGATGGACATGCCTTCCAGGAGCTGGCTAG GCGGCAAGAGGAAATAACAGCAGAAAGGGAAGAGATAGACAGGCAAAAAAAATTGCTGATGAAGAAGAGGCCGTCGACCAACGAGGGCGGGCGCAAAAGAAACTCTAATCTACACAACGGCACCGACTCGGGCTTCTTAAAACCCGACGCAGTGCCAGGTTCGTTCACGTTGCAAGAGTACTACGAGGCTGACGAGATCCTGAAGCTTAGGCAGAACGCCCTGAAGAAGGAGGATGCCGACCTACAGTTGGAGATGGAGAAACTGGAAAGGGAGCGCAACTTGCACATCAGGGAGCTGAAACGTATCCATAACGAGGATCAGTCCAGGTTCAACAACCACCCAGTACTGAACGAGAGGTATCTGTTGCTGATGCTGCTCGGCAAGGGTGGCTTCAGTGAGGTACACAAGGCTTTCGACCTGAAGGAGCAGAGGTATGTCGCCTGCAAGGTGCATCAGCTGAACAAAGACTGGAAAGAGGACAAGAAGGCTAACTATATAAA ACATGCATTACGAGAATACAATATCCACAAAGCTTTAGATCACCCAAGGGTAGTAAAATTATATGACGTATTTGAAATAGATGCAAATTCATTTTGTACAGTCCTAGAATACTGTGATGGCCACGATCTTGATTTCTACTTGAAGCAG CATAAAACGATAGCAGAAAGGGAAGCCAGATCAATCATAATGCAGGTCGTGTCTGCCCTTAAGTACCTGAATGAGATTAAACCGCCTGTGATCCACTACGACCTAAAACCTGGCAACATCTTGTTGACTGAAGGCAATGTCTGTGGCGAAATCAAAATTACTGATTTCGGTCTTAGTAAAGTGATGGACGAGGAGAACTACAATCCAGATCACGGAATGGATCTTACCTCCCAGGGAGCAGGCACATACTG gTACCTGCCGCCTGAATGTTTTGTAGTAGGAAAGAACCCACCCAAAATATCTTCTAAGGTAGATGTCTGGAGCGTTGGTGTGATATTCTATCAGTGTCTGTACGGCAAGAAGCCTTTCGGGCACAACCAGTCTCAGGCGACAATTTTAGAAGAGAATACTATATTAAAGGCAACTGATGTTCAGTTCGCAAATAAACCTGCAGTCACAAATGAGGCTAAG AGTTTCATCCGTGCCTGTTTAGCGTACAGGAAAGAGGATCGTATCGATGTTCTTTCACTGGCGAAGCACGAATACCTGCAACCGCCGATGCCCAAACACTCCAGGCTGAACTCGACGCAGCAGCAGCAACAACAGCAACAGCAGCAGCAGCAGGCGGCCCAGCAGCAACAGTCCGGACAGTCTGTGGCCGGCACCTTCTCGACGGGTCTCTTCGGCGGCATGAACGCTTCCTCTTCGTCTTAG